The Actinomycetota bacterium genome contains a region encoding:
- a CDS encoding HK97 family phage prohead protease, translated as MSETLFGRPIVFNDATLIETQFGDFFEEVAPYAFNALFARGGEKRAILDREHDPMALLARVSSGTLQLEIGPLGVEASAELADTQLAADTATMIRRGDLSGMSFAFRIDGSTWFDGPNDTPLRLITSVRDLLDVSVVAFPAYPTTRVNMGGGGLRHVVPARIARRHSAAMLRQSLERRGAKIDCPPRLRSLMRVRDKKTVRLGAVSLVTR; from the coding sequence ATGAGCGAGACACTGTTCGGCCGGCCGATTGTGTTCAACGATGCGACCTTGATCGAGACGCAGTTCGGCGACTTCTTCGAAGAAGTAGCTCCGTATGCATTCAACGCGCTCTTCGCTCGTGGCGGCGAGAAGCGGGCGATCCTTGATCGCGAGCATGATCCGATGGCGCTGCTCGCTCGCGTTTCGAGCGGCACGCTTCAACTGGAGATCGGCCCGCTCGGCGTCGAGGCCAGCGCCGAGCTCGCCGACACGCAACTTGCCGCCGACACGGCGACCATGATCCGACGCGGCGACCTGAGCGGCATGTCTTTCGCGTTCCGAATCGACGGCTCCACGTGGTTCGACGGCCCGAACGACACGCCGCTGCGCCTCATCACGAGCGTCCGCGATCTCCTCGACGTGAGCGTCGTCGCGTTCCCGGCCTACCCGACGACCCGCGTCAACATGGGTGGCGGGGGGCTTCGCCATGTAGTTCCCGCGCGCATCGCTCGCCGGCACTCCGCGGCGATGCTGCGTCAGTCGCTCGAGCGGCGCGGCGCGAAAATCGACTGCCCTCCACGCCTCCGCTCCCTGATGCGTGTTCGCGACAAGAAGACGGTTCGCCTCGGCGCCGTCTCGTTGGTCACGAGATGA
- a CDS encoding DinB family protein: MRTFELDEAIEILRAAPATMRAMLGGLSGPWLETRPNEDAWTPTDIIRHLIVGEETDWIPRARIMLTHGTSKPFDVFDREAQFAAPARPLVEMLDEFQDLRARNLAELGGLALTGPALHAPGIHPEFGEVRLGDMIATWAVHDLSHIAQAAEVMAKRYTEDVGPWRRYLPLLDREELPSS; the protein is encoded by the coding sequence ATGCGAACGTTCGAGCTGGACGAAGCGATCGAGATCCTGCGTGCTGCTCCGGCGACCATGCGTGCGATGCTCGGAGGCCTCTCGGGTCCCTGGCTCGAAACCCGCCCGAACGAGGACGCTTGGACCCCGACCGACATCATCAGGCACCTCATCGTTGGTGAGGAGACGGACTGGATCCCACGTGCGCGCATCATGCTGACCCACGGCACGTCCAAACCCTTCGACGTGTTCGACCGCGAGGCGCAGTTCGCCGCACCGGCGCGCCCGCTCGTCGAGATGCTTGACGAATTCCAGGACCTTCGCGCCCGCAACCTCGCCGAGCTCGGCGGCTTGGCGCTCACCGGCCCGGCGCTCCACGCTCCCGGCATCCATCCCGAGTTCGGGGAGGTCCGGCTCGGCGACATGATCGCCACGTGGGCGGTCCACGACCTCTCGCACATCGCCCAAGCCGCCGAGGTCATGGCGAAGCGCTACACGGAGGACGTCGGCCCCTGGCGCCGCTACCTCCCCCTCCTCGACCGCGAGGAACTGCCCTCCTCCTAG
- a CDS encoding copper resistance protein CopC has translation MTVRRRIAAALLLAGAGLLFIAPRARPHPLLQSSDPTDGAELTSPPDAVTLTFTEDPEVALSVVRVLDSSGAEFQLGKPVRVPSMVRTLRVRVRDLPEGVYTVAWRVVSRVDGHATGGAFAFGVGVSPANATPNRITAPVTPPISPAEVAGRWLLYLGLLGLVGGAWTSALAFPVAPARPRRFMMASWAVSLGGLILFGLSQRAAAGVGFGDLASTPIGHALIWRAVAIIVAGLALVLAARSAGRRARIGLVIVGVAAAGGVFAHVDAGHAAASEPAWRNIASQFVHVLAAGVWIGGLAALLLGIRGAPSDDKARAVRRFSAAAGFAILVVAITGTVRAIAEIGSWDGLFSSTYGRLVIAKIALIAGLAALGAINRYRNVPSAGSDVSGLRRVSRAELALAGLALAAAAGLASASPPADAPASAVAADRIVVVATDFAQTIRVRLEVTPGFAGPNAFVAHATVPDTGEPLDATRVALRFRFVDASVGETELELTRIKRGVYAGNGSNLSLDGPWTVTVIIQQPTDSFEILIELETRCRAEALPVSGGPTLYNIRLPAGSAQLYVDPGTAGLNEVHVTFFDAAGQELPVAALPTIFGTHGGERIEFEVRRFGSGHFVADATLDAGGWRFEFVQVFDGGGSVQAVRGCFEETIR, from the coding sequence ATGACGGTCCGCAGGCGGATCGCGGCAGCGCTCCTGCTCGCCGGCGCCGGGCTGCTCTTCATAGCGCCCCGCGCCCGCCCGCACCCGCTGCTGCAATCCTCAGACCCGACGGACGGTGCCGAGCTGACTTCGCCGCCGGACGCCGTAACGCTGACGTTCACCGAGGATCCCGAGGTGGCGCTCTCGGTGGTCCGAGTCCTCGACTCGTCCGGTGCCGAGTTCCAACTGGGGAAGCCCGTTCGCGTTCCGAGCATGGTCCGGACGCTCCGCGTGCGGGTTCGCGACTTGCCCGAGGGCGTCTACACCGTCGCATGGCGCGTCGTCTCCCGCGTGGACGGCCACGCAACCGGTGGCGCGTTCGCGTTCGGCGTGGGCGTGTCCCCGGCGAACGCGACGCCCAACCGGATCACCGCTCCGGTGACGCCGCCCATCTCGCCCGCCGAGGTCGCCGGCCGCTGGCTCCTGTACCTCGGCCTGCTCGGTCTCGTCGGAGGCGCGTGGACATCGGCGCTCGCGTTCCCCGTCGCTCCAGCCAGACCGAGACGATTCATGATGGCGTCTTGGGCGGTATCGCTCGGTGGGTTGATCCTGTTCGGTCTCTCTCAGCGCGCCGCCGCAGGAGTCGGCTTCGGAGACCTCGCGTCGACGCCGATCGGCCACGCACTGATCTGGCGCGCTGTAGCGATCATCGTGGCCGGCCTGGCGTTGGTACTCGCGGCGCGATCCGCCGGCCGCCGCGCCCGGATCGGGCTCGTGATCGTGGGGGTGGCCGCAGCGGGGGGCGTCTTCGCGCACGTCGATGCCGGACACGCGGCGGCGAGCGAGCCCGCCTGGCGCAACATCGCTTCGCAGTTCGTCCACGTCCTCGCGGCCGGTGTGTGGATCGGCGGGCTCGCTGCGCTGCTCCTGGGCATCCGCGGCGCGCCGTCGGACGACAAGGCGCGAGCCGTCCGCCGGTTCTCGGCGGCGGCCGGCTTCGCGATCCTGGTGGTTGCGATCACGGGAACCGTTCGCGCGATCGCCGAGATCGGCAGCTGGGACGGGCTCTTCTCGTCGACGTACGGCCGGCTCGTGATCGCGAAGATCGCGCTGATCGCCGGGCTTGCGGCGTTGGGAGCGATCAACCGCTACCGCAACGTCCCCAGTGCCGGATCAGACGTTTCCGGCCTCCGCCGCGTGTCCCGCGCCGAGCTCGCCCTCGCCGGGCTGGCTCTCGCCGCCGCTGCGGGGCTCGCCAGCGCGTCGCCGCCGGCCGACGCGCCGGCGAGCGCGGTTGCCGCCGACCGCATCGTCGTGGTCGCGACCGACTTCGCGCAGACGATCCGCGTCCGGCTCGAAGTGACTCCGGGCTTCGCCGGGCCCAACGCGTTCGTCGCCCACGCGACGGTGCCGGACACTGGTGAGCCGCTGGACGCGACGCGCGTCGCGCTGCGCTTCCGCTTCGTCGACGCATCCGTCGGCGAGACCGAGCTCGAGCTCACCCGGATCAAACGCGGCGTCTACGCGGGCAACGGCTCCAACCTTTCCCTGGACGGTCCGTGGACCGTCACGGTGATCATCCAGCAGCCGACCGACTCGTTCGAGATCCTCATCGAGCTCGAGACCCGCTGTCGCGCCGAAGCGCTGCCGGTCAGCGGCGGCCCGACCCTCTACAACATTCGCTTGCCGGCCGGTTCCGCGCAGCTCTACGTGGATCCGGGCACGGCCGGGCTCAATGAGGTTCACGTGACGTTCTTCGACGCCGCAGGCCAGGAGCTGCCCGTGGCCGCGCTACCGACGATCTTCGGGACGCACGGCGGCGAAAGGATCGAATTCGAGGTCCGTCGCTTCGGCTCAGGCCACTTCGTCGCCGACGCCACTTTGGACGCCGGAGGCTGGCGATTCGAGTTCGTCCAGGTCTTCGATGGCGGCGGCAGCGTCCAGGCCGTCAGAGGCTGCTTCGAGGAGACGATCCGCTGA
- a CDS encoding CocE/NonD family hydrolase — MRRTGLGLVLAALFASTAGFPAGAPPTDPEGLSKPIYEESLVETARVPMRDGEHLFVEIMRPVVPAGVRVPVILTLSPYNDLSSPLPPEVMGLTQGEYMASFYVPRGYARAIADVRGTRESSGCWDYGGENERHDGYDLVEWLGTQPWSNGKVAMIGGSYEGTTANAAAVERPPHLATIVPIAAIDRWYDYAYINGVRWFLNSENPTDEGFDTPLGFDFGFAVPPPVDARAAEWSDAVTDRYRLCDQVEHTQRGYSAQPDYDAFWLARDYRIRAHRITIPILVGHGLDDFNVKASGGLEMYRRARGVKRMVIGQWPHGTPENANDEWDNLVWRWFDRWLLGLETGVTSDRSVDVQDSRLGWHKESTWPPPTTRDHVLWLDAAGALADATPTEANAGFIDDPTLLEERMMRTGSDPSRLLYLGRPVASDTRIAGEPTLRLRVTSDSTSTHLAALLADVAPDGSWERISRGFLNPRYRGGLATGVDLVPDEPFTANFALSPADHVLAAGHRLALAVSSSNVVWAVPDLQRASNSITHGGNEGSRLFVPIVMPAMVGGTKTAEPAPRPAPAEKPRTQPGGLPATGVGAVAWLALWALAGALSLGTWRALGGRRPTGRTIW, encoded by the coding sequence GTGAGACGCACCGGGCTCGGCCTCGTCCTCGCGGCGCTGTTCGCGAGCACCGCCGGCTTCCCTGCGGGGGCACCGCCGACAGACCCCGAGGGGCTTAGCAAGCCGATCTACGAGGAATCCCTGGTCGAAACGGCTCGCGTGCCGATGCGGGACGGCGAGCATCTTTTCGTCGAGATCATGCGCCCGGTGGTCCCGGCCGGCGTGCGGGTGCCGGTGATCCTGACCCTGTCGCCGTACAACGACCTTTCGTCGCCCCTGCCCCCGGAGGTCATGGGGCTGACCCAGGGTGAGTACATGGCCTCGTTCTATGTTCCGCGGGGCTACGCCCGGGCGATCGCCGACGTTCGCGGCACGCGGGAGTCGAGCGGATGCTGGGACTACGGTGGCGAGAACGAGCGTCACGACGGCTACGACCTCGTCGAATGGCTCGGCACGCAACCATGGTCGAACGGAAAGGTTGCGATGATCGGCGGCTCCTACGAGGGAACGACGGCCAACGCCGCCGCGGTCGAGCGCCCGCCACATCTGGCGACGATCGTGCCGATCGCGGCCATCGACCGCTGGTACGACTACGCATACATCAACGGCGTCCGTTGGTTCCTGAACTCGGAGAACCCAACCGACGAAGGCTTCGATACGCCGCTGGGGTTCGACTTCGGCTTCGCGGTGCCGCCGCCGGTCGATGCCCGGGCCGCCGAGTGGAGCGACGCCGTCACCGACCGGTATCGGCTCTGCGACCAGGTGGAGCACACCCAGCGCGGCTACAGCGCGCAGCCCGACTACGACGCGTTCTGGCTCGCGCGCGACTACCGGATCCGCGCGCATCGGATCACGATTCCCATCCTCGTCGGACACGGGCTCGACGACTTCAACGTGAAAGCGTCGGGCGGGCTCGAGATGTACCGCCGCGCCCGGGGGGTAAAACGCATGGTCATCGGGCAGTGGCCGCACGGCACGCCGGAGAACGCCAACGACGAATGGGACAACCTCGTGTGGCGCTGGTTCGACCGGTGGCTGCTCGGGCTCGAGACCGGTGTCACAAGCGATCGCTCGGTCGACGTCCAGGATTCACGTCTCGGCTGGCACAAGGAGAGCACATGGCCGCCACCCACGACCCGCGACCACGTGCTCTGGCTCGACGCAGCCGGCGCCTTGGCGGATGCGACTCCAACGGAGGCGAACGCCGGCTTCATCGACGATCCGACCTTGCTCGAGGAACGGATGATGCGTACCGGGTCCGACCCGTCGCGGCTGTTGTATCTCGGCCGGCCGGTCGCGAGCGACACGCGGATCGCCGGCGAGCCTACGCTTCGCTTGCGCGTGACCTCGGACAGCACCAGCACTCACCTCGCGGCGCTGCTCGCAGACGTCGCGCCCGATGGATCGTGGGAACGGATCAGCCGCGGCTTCCTCAACCCGAGGTACCGGGGCGGCCTCGCGACTGGCGTGGACCTCGTGCCGGACGAGCCGTTCACGGCGAACTTCGCCCTGTCGCCCGCCGATCACGTCCTGGCGGCCGGGCACCGCCTTGCGCTCGCCGTGTCGAGCTCGAACGTGGTCTGGGCCGTTCCCGACCTCCAGCGGGCGAGCAACTCCATCACCCACGGTGGGAACGAAGGTTCACGCTTGTTCGTGCCGATCGTGATGCCGGCCATGGTCGGGGGAACGAAGACGGCCGAGCCGGCGCCGCGGCCCGCTCCGGCCGAGAAGCCGCGAACGCAGCCCGGCGGATTGCCTGCGACGGGGGTCGGCGCGGTCGCCTGGCTGGCGTTGTGGGCGCTGGCGGGGGCGCTTTCGCTCGGGACGTGGCGGGCCTTGGGCGGACGCCGCCCCACGGGCCGCACGATTTGGTAG
- the rpmG gene encoding 50S ribosomal protein L33, whose product MAKADNRPGVTLACEDCKRRNYQTEKNKQNDRDRIALKKYCRWCGHHTQHRETR is encoded by the coding sequence GTGGCCAAGGCAGACAACCGTCCCGGCGTGACCCTCGCGTGCGAGGACTGCAAGCGCCGGAACTACCAGACGGAGAAGAACAAGCAGAACGATCGCGACCGCATCGCGCTGAAGAAGTACTGCCGCTGGTGCGGACACCACACCCAGCACCGCGAAACGCGGTAG
- a CDS encoding glucose 1-dehydrogenase, whose product MGRLDDRVAIITGSGRGIGRATALRFAEEGASVVVNDVDPEPAEETAEEIRKNGGQATVAVENTVEFDAAQRMVEVAVKEFGRLDILVNNAGITRDKTFHNMTPDIWDTAIKVNLYTAYHSSLAAMPYMREVAKKELAEKGEVSYHRKITFTSSTVGITGNPGQANYTAAKGALISLTKTLARELGPFRINVNAVAPGFVETRLTAAKQEGSDLGIPEPLRNMAIGLIAIGRAGRPEDLANAHLFLCSAEADFVSGVVLPVTGAQLGV is encoded by the coding sequence GTGGGTCGTCTGGACGACCGAGTTGCGATCATCACCGGCTCGGGCCGCGGCATCGGCCGCGCGACCGCGCTCCGATTCGCGGAGGAGGGCGCATCGGTCGTCGTCAACGACGTCGACCCCGAACCGGCCGAAGAGACCGCCGAGGAGATCCGCAAGAACGGCGGCCAAGCCACCGTAGCGGTGGAGAATACGGTCGAGTTCGACGCCGCGCAGCGGATGGTCGAAGTCGCGGTGAAGGAGTTCGGACGCCTCGACATCCTGGTCAACAACGCCGGCATCACGCGGGACAAGACCTTCCACAACATGACACCCGATATCTGGGACACCGCGATCAAAGTCAACCTCTATACGGCCTATCATTCGTCCCTCGCCGCGATGCCCTACATGCGCGAGGTCGCGAAGAAGGAGCTCGCGGAGAAGGGCGAAGTTTCCTACCACCGCAAGATCACCTTCACCTCATCGACGGTGGGGATCACGGGGAATCCAGGACAAGCCAACTACACCGCGGCCAAGGGCGCTCTCATCTCGTTGACGAAAACCCTCGCCCGCGAGCTCGGCCCGTTCCGCATCAACGTCAACGCGGTTGCGCCGGGCTTCGTCGAGACCCGGCTCACGGCTGCGAAGCAGGAGGGCTCGGACCTCGGCATCCCCGAGCCGCTGCGCAACATGGCGATCGGTCTCATCGCGATCGGTCGGGCAGGCAGACCCGAGGACCTCGCGAACGCACACCTTTTCCTTTGCTCGGCCGAAGCCGACTTCGTGAGCGGTGTCGTGCTCCCGGTCACCGGCGCGCAGCTCGGCGTCTAG
- a CDS encoding MaoC family dehydratase N-terminal domain-containing protein, with translation MPLNKALIGKEYPASAPYEVGREKIRDFATAIGDFNPIYHDEAAAKAAGYDDIIAPPTFLTTLGFKFGPQVVGDPDLGLNYAMVVHGEQEFELVRPVKPGDVLIGKPRISAITARGKNEFMTYEASIETSSGEKVAIARSVIVSRGTAPPEG, from the coding sequence ATGCCGCTCAACAAGGCCTTGATCGGTAAGGAGTATCCGGCCTCCGCCCCTTATGAGGTCGGCCGCGAGAAGATCCGCGACTTCGCGACGGCGATCGGGGACTTCAACCCGATCTACCACGACGAGGCCGCCGCGAAGGCGGCGGGCTACGACGACATCATCGCGCCGCCGACGTTCCTGACCACGCTCGGCTTCAAGTTCGGCCCGCAAGTGGTGGGCGACCCAGACCTGGGCCTGAACTACGCCATGGTGGTACACGGCGAGCAGGAGTTCGAGTTGGTCCGGCCGGTGAAGCCGGGAGACGTCCTCATCGGGAAGCCGAGGATCTCCGCCATCACCGCAAGAGGAAAGAACGAGTTCATGACCTACGAGGCCTCGATCGAGACCTCCAGTGGCGAGAAAGTCGCGATCGCGCGCTCGGTGATCGTCAGCCGGGGCACGGCCCCGCCGGAGGGTTGA
- a CDS encoding MaoC/PaaZ C-terminal domain-containing protein — MTAKVRYADVSEGEELKPWTYDVQRLNLVMYAGASGDFNPIHWNEPFAKSVGLPDVISHGMFTMARIGQFVTDWIGDPGAVKRFKTRFTLPVVVPNDTGNKVTVSGRVARKLDANRVVLEVSAAVGDANVGAAEAEVELA; from the coding sequence ATGACGGCCAAGGTGCGCTACGCCGATGTCTCCGAGGGTGAAGAGCTCAAGCCGTGGACCTACGATGTTCAGCGATTGAATCTCGTCATGTATGCCGGCGCGTCCGGTGACTTCAATCCGATCCATTGGAACGAGCCCTTCGCGAAATCGGTCGGTCTTCCGGACGTGATCAGCCACGGGATGTTCACGATGGCCCGCATAGGGCAGTTCGTAACCGACTGGATCGGCGACCCCGGCGCCGTGAAGCGGTTCAAGACGCGGTTCACCCTGCCCGTTGTGGTTCCGAACGACACCGGCAACAAGGTGACGGTCTCGGGGAGGGTCGCCCGCAAGCTCGACGCCAACCGAGTGGTCCTCGAGGTGTCCGCCGCCGTAGGCGACGCGAACGTCGGCGCCGCCGAGGCGGAGGTCGAGCTCGCCTAA
- a CDS encoding glycosyltransferase, whose translation MERFLAGLAKYCASHDYEVVLVDNASDQTEWLESLASERIRVLHLGRELGYGQARNAGLKTGRGRIFVIADLAVEPTGDVLGPLAEAFEDRSVGVAGPWGIVSADMREFTEAPGPEVDAIEGYLLATRRDLLAKGLIHEKFRWYRHADIDLSFQLRALGTRAVVVALPAAKHTHRGWTTVDDEERAKRSKKNWNLFFDRWKHQHEMLLSHRD comes from the coding sequence GTGGAGCGATTCCTCGCCGGCTTGGCGAAGTACTGCGCGTCCCACGACTACGAGGTCGTGCTCGTAGACAACGCGTCCGATCAGACCGAATGGCTCGAGTCCCTCGCGTCGGAGCGGATCCGCGTGCTGCACCTCGGTCGCGAGCTGGGCTACGGGCAGGCTCGCAACGCGGGGCTGAAGACCGGCCGCGGGCGGATCTTCGTGATCGCCGACCTCGCCGTCGAGCCCACCGGGGACGTTCTCGGGCCGTTGGCGGAAGCGTTCGAGGATCGGTCGGTCGGCGTGGCCGGTCCGTGGGGGATCGTCTCGGCGGATATGCGAGAGTTCACCGAGGCGCCCGGCCCGGAGGTCGACGCGATCGAGGGCTACTTGCTGGCCACCCGGCGCGATCTCCTCGCCAAGGGCCTGATCCATGAGAAGTTCCGGTGGTATCGACACGCCGACATCGATCTGTCGTTCCAACTCCGCGCGCTCGGTACCCGAGCGGTCGTGGTCGCGCTCCCCGCTGCCAAGCACACCCATCGAGGGTGGACCACCGTCGATGATGAAGAACGTGCCAAACGGTCCAAGAAGAACTGGAACCTCTTCTTCGATCGCTGGAAGCACCAGCATGAGATGCTTCTTTCCCACCGAGACTGA
- a CDS encoding RNA polymerase sigma factor codes for MHIDATLVEAAKRGDPGAFEALIEQTHKAVYGLVFRLVGNHDDAADVMQDTYLRIWRSLRSYRGDAAFATWAYRIAANAAMTHLKRRGREAEPVDPADLVPLERAPVQAEEPVESEALDQALTRLPAPMRTVLVMKDVYGFSLAEIAKQVGATEGAVKVRVFRARRRLAEELYGNEVVVPMRRKKTS; via the coding sequence TTGCACATCGACGCCACGCTCGTCGAGGCGGCCAAACGGGGCGACCCCGGAGCCTTCGAGGCGCTCATCGAACAGACACACAAGGCCGTCTACGGCCTGGTGTTTCGGCTCGTCGGCAACCACGACGACGCGGCGGACGTCATGCAAGACACCTATCTCCGGATCTGGCGCTCGTTGCGGTCGTACCGAGGTGACGCGGCGTTCGCGACGTGGGCTTACCGGATCGCGGCCAACGCGGCGATGACGCACCTCAAACGCCGGGGCCGCGAAGCCGAACCGGTGGACCCCGCGGATCTGGTGCCGTTGGAACGGGCTCCGGTGCAGGCGGAGGAGCCGGTCGAGTCGGAAGCGCTCGACCAAGCTCTCACGCGGCTCCCGGCGCCGATGCGGACGGTGTTGGTCATGAAGGATGTGTATGGGTTCTCGCTGGCCGAGATCGCCAAGCAGGTCGGCGCGACTGAGGGCGCCGTCAAGGTTCGCGTTTTCCGGGCCAGGCGCCGGCTGGCGGAGGAGCTTTACGGAAACGAGGTTGTTGTGCCGATGAGACGGAAGAAGACCTCATGA
- a CDS encoding zf-HC2 domain-containing protein has protein sequence MNCEQVAPYLPGVAGGELGAATIRWVEAHVAGCESCRAESARYRTLAAGLATLNDREIEPPAFLAQAIAEHVRGERRHRFLPVPPIVSPEIARVVADNREAIVSAGAALVAAGAAFALWRAARSTRSTRIANA, from the coding sequence ATGAACTGCGAACAGGTAGCTCCGTACCTGCCGGGTGTCGCCGGTGGGGAGCTCGGCGCCGCAACGATCCGTTGGGTCGAGGCTCACGTCGCCGGGTGCGAATCGTGTCGGGCAGAGTCGGCCCGCTACCGCACCCTCGCGGCCGGGCTCGCGACCCTCAACGACCGGGAGATCGAGCCGCCGGCCTTCCTCGCGCAAGCCATCGCCGAGCATGTCAGGGGAGAGCGCCGTCACCGGTTCCTGCCGGTGCCGCCGATCGTCTCCCCGGAGATCGCCCGTGTCGTCGCCGACAACCGTGAGGCGATCGTTTCGGCCGGCGCGGCGCTCGTCGCCGCGGGCGCGGCCTTCGCTCTGTGGCGAGCCGCGCGCTCGACGCGCTCGACGCGCATCGCGAACGCCTGA
- the secE gene encoding preprotein translocase subunit SecE, whose protein sequence is MNRQTKRLLARQQAAENRGQKGLAPTPRSPSAGGIEKRKRTPPRQFLREVRNELKKVAWPTRGEVITYTVVVLVTVTFVTFYVFGLDYGFARAVLKVFAR, encoded by the coding sequence ATGAATCGTCAGACCAAACGACTCCTCGCTAGGCAGCAGGCTGCGGAAAACCGCGGCCAGAAGGGGCTTGCCCCGACGCCGCGTTCGCCGAGCGCCGGCGGCATCGAGAAGAGGAAACGGACGCCCCCGCGCCAATTCCTGCGCGAGGTACGGAACGAGCTGAAGAAGGTGGCGTGGCCAACGAGAGGCGAGGTCATCACCTATACGGTCGTCGTTCTCGTCACGGTGACGTTCGTGACGTTCTATGTGTTCGGGCTCGACTACGGCTTCGCGCGCGCCGTGCTGAAGGTCTTCGCACGCTAA